The following coding sequences lie in one Alloacidobacterium dinghuense genomic window:
- a CDS encoding LysR family transcriptional regulator, whose product MDFEQLRTFLEVSRLKSFSRAAEKLGVTQPAISAQIRSLENEAGARLFDRDGGKVTFTAAGRLFEPFAEHCLQVHSHIMVAIGELHRSPRGEISVSANEATSLYVLPSVFAQFKKQYTRVNLSIVRADRARSLEAVLNREVDFGIVSLPVKDVRLTVDIIHKDDLVLVVPKTHPLATRDQVKFSEILQYPLLLPKHGRQREQIDDTFRSNEVQPRIAMEVDSSELLKRLIGAGLGMGFLPRSNIRDDERNGLLKTLKVEGVRLSRELALVFRKDKTLTRAAHAFLEIATGRARPMPVPTNTKTR is encoded by the coding sequence ATGGATTTCGAGCAGCTCAGAACTTTCCTGGAAGTAAGCAGATTAAAAAGCTTTTCCCGCGCCGCTGAGAAACTGGGCGTCACCCAGCCAGCCATTTCAGCGCAGATACGCTCCCTCGAAAACGAGGCTGGCGCTCGACTCTTCGATCGCGACGGCGGCAAGGTTACCTTCACTGCCGCCGGGCGTCTCTTCGAACCATTTGCCGAGCACTGCCTGCAGGTCCACAGCCACATAATGGTTGCTATTGGTGAACTACATCGTTCACCGCGCGGAGAAATCTCCGTGAGCGCCAACGAGGCCACCAGCCTATACGTCCTGCCGTCGGTCTTCGCCCAATTCAAGAAGCAGTACACCCGCGTTAATCTCTCTATCGTCCGTGCGGACCGTGCACGATCGCTTGAGGCCGTTCTCAACCGCGAAGTCGACTTCGGCATCGTCTCTCTTCCGGTAAAAGATGTCCGCCTTACCGTGGACATCATTCACAAGGATGACCTGGTTCTGGTCGTCCCCAAGACACATCCTCTGGCAACCCGTGACCAGGTCAAATTCTCAGAGATCTTGCAATATCCTCTTTTATTACCCAAGCACGGGCGACAGCGGGAGCAGATTGACGACACCTTCCGCAGCAACGAGGTGCAGCCGCGCATCGCCATGGAAGTCGACTCCAGCGAACTCCTCAAGCGCCTCATCGGTGCAGGCCTGGGAATGGGCTTCTTGCCGCGTTCCAACATTCGCGATGACGAGCGCAATGGCCTTCTGAAAACCCTCAAAGTGGAAGGCGTTCGCCTAAGTCGCGAGCTGGCTCTCGTTTTTCGCAAAGATAAAACACTCACGCGCGCGGCGCACGCATTTCTCGAAATCGCCACAGGCCGCGCACGACCGATGCCCGTTCCGACGAATACAAAAACTCGCTGA